Within the Corynebacterium tuberculostearicum genome, the region TCAGTCTAACCGGGAAGAATTTTCGGCCAAACCTGCCGCTAACCAGCCCACTTATTTGGGAGGTGACAATAGCGTAAACTCGAAATGCGGAATGATTTAACTCAGGGGAAGGCTTTCAAATCATGACGCAAAAAATCGGCTTTGACCGCGAGAAATACATCGAGCTGCAGTCGAAGCACATTCACGCCCGCCGCGAGGAAATTGGCGGCAAACTCTACCTAGAGATGGGCGGCAAGCTTTTTGACGATATGCATGCCTCCCGCGTGCTGCCCGGCTTCACCCCAGACAATAAAATCGCGATGCTGGAGCGCATCAAAGAGGACGTAGAGATCCTCATCTGCATCAACGCGAAAGATATCTCCCGCCAGAAGGTGCGCGCGGACCTGGGCATTCTGTATGAAGATGACCTGCTGCGCCTGGTGGACGTATTTCGCAGCCGCGGATTCTTGGTAGAAAACATCGTCATGACCCAGCTGGAGGAAGGCAACTCCCAAGCCGAAGCCTTCATCGAAAAGGCAGAGCGCCTCGGCCTCAAGGTGGCGCGCCACCGCGTTATCCCTGGCTACCCCACCAATACGGACCTTATCGTGTCCGAAGAGGGCTTTGGGCGCAATGAGTTTGCGGAAACCTCCCGCGACCTTGTCGTGGTCACCGCGCCGGGCCCTGGCTCCGGAAAGTTGGCCACCGCGCTCTCGCAGGTCTACCACGAGCACCAGCGCGGCAATAATGCCGGCTACGCCAAGTTTGAAACCTTCCCTATCTGGAATCTCCCCCTGGAACACCCCGTGAACCTGGCCTATGAGGCAGCCACGGTGGACCTGAACGATTCCAATATTATTGACCACTTCCACCTGTCCGCCCACGGCGAATCCACCGTGAACTACAACCGCGATGTGGAAGCGTTCCCGCTGCTGCGCACGCTTTTGGAAAAGCTCACCGGCACCACCCCGTACCAGTCTCCGACGGACATGGGCGTGAACATGGCCGGCTTCTGCATTACTGACGACGCCGTGTGCCGCGCCGCCGCCCAACAAGAAATCATCCGCCGTTACTTCAAGGCCCAGGTGGAAGAGGCGCGTGCGGGCTTGGGCACCGAGCAATCCGAGCGCGCCGCCGTCATCATGGCTAAGGCCGGCATCAAGGTAGAAGACCGACCCGTGGTGGCGCCTGCCCGCCAGCGCGCGGAAGAAACCGGTCAGCCCGCCTCCGCTATGCAGCTGCACGACGGCACCATG harbors:
- a CDS encoding DUF1846 domain-containing protein — translated: MTQKIGFDREKYIELQSKHIHARREEIGGKLYLEMGGKLFDDMHASRVLPGFTPDNKIAMLERIKEDVEILICINAKDISRQKVRADLGILYEDDLLRLVDVFRSRGFLVENIVMTQLEEGNSQAEAFIEKAERLGLKVARHRVIPGYPTNTDLIVSEEGFGRNEFAETSRDLVVVTAPGPGSGKLATALSQVYHEHQRGNNAGYAKFETFPIWNLPLEHPVNLAYEAATVDLNDSNIIDHFHLSAHGESTVNYNRDVEAFPLLRTLLEKLTGTTPYQSPTDMGVNMAGFCITDDAVCRAAAQQEIIRRYFKAQVEEARAGLGTEQSERAAVIMAKAGIKVEDRPVVAPARQRAEETGQPASAMQLHDGTMITGRTSPLLGCSAAMLLNALKHLAGIDDDIHLLSPESIEPIQTLKTKHLGSKNPRLHTDEVLIALSVSAAKDENARKALEQIKELAGCDVHTTTILGSVDEGIFRNLGVLVTSDPVFARKKALYQKR